The following are from one region of the Deltaproteobacteria bacterium genome:
- a CDS encoding YHYH domain-containing protein, which produces MKGFILAAAATAALLVVIVARASAHGGGLDAYGCHHNRKAGGYHCHRGSLAGQSFSSKEEMLKALDTSKARVTPK; this is translated from the coding sequence ATGAAAGGATTTATTCTCGCTGCAGCGGCAACGGCCGCACTGCTCGTGGTCATCGTCGCGCGCGCCTCAGCGCACGGTGGCGGTCTCGACGCCTACGGCTGCCACCACAATCGCAAGGCGGGCGGGTATCACTGCCACCGTGGCTCGCTGGCCGGTCAGTCCTTCAGTTCGAAGGAGGAGATGCTCAAGGCTCTCGACACGTCGAAGGCCAGAGTCACGCCAAAGTAG
- a CDS encoding cupin domain-containing protein, whose translation MLHVRRKQLGLSESEVATRAGVDKTTVGRWEKEVSLDEHHESIQKGYGYFHTRVVSREAVEKSYDNCAHDAVSVKLLGEFRRPVSGKDEMRITVAEWGLHGARMEPMLITLEPGALSVDGPTPHLGEEILYVLDGKITVEFAMHTDRITGRTGKPRPKIVGTGGLVHLRSEVPHRLVNATKSSVRLLIIKHPPDRYSRCTLEEAANRRKAGGRGPGDDSSATSGAVVRSRDRPN comes from the coding sequence ATGCTGCACGTCAGACGAAAGCAGCTGGGTCTATCTGAATCGGAAGTGGCCACCAGGGCCGGAGTCGACAAAACGACCGTCGGTCGCTGGGAGAAGGAGGTGAGCCTGGACGAACATCACGAGAGCATTCAGAAGGGGTACGGGTATTTCCACACGCGAGTCGTTAGTCGGGAAGCGGTGGAAAAATCCTACGACAACTGTGCGCACGATGCTGTCTCGGTAAAGTTACTAGGAGAGTTCAGAAGACCGGTGAGCGGGAAAGATGAGATGCGCATCACCGTAGCCGAATGGGGACTCCACGGAGCTCGCATGGAGCCCATGCTGATCACACTTGAGCCGGGTGCACTGTCCGTCGATGGACCGACGCCGCATCTGGGCGAGGAGATTCTCTACGTGCTTGACGGCAAGATCACAGTTGAGTTTGCAATGCACACGGACAGAATCACGGGTAGAACGGGAAAACCTCGCCCGAAGATTGTAGGAACGGGAGGTCTCGTTCACTTGCGCAGCGAGGTTCCGCATCGGCTCGTGAACGCAACGAAAAGTAGCGTGAGACTACTTATCATCAAGCACCCACCTGATCGCTATAGCAGATGCACGCTCGAGGAGGCGGCCAACCGTAGGAAGGCCGGAGGACGTGGCCCTGGTGATGACAGTAGTGCTACCAGCGGCGCCGTGGTGAGGAGTCGGGATCGGCCAAATTGA